In Aspergillus fumigatus Af293 chromosome 6, whole genome shotgun sequence, the genomic window TGAGAAACCTAACTCCAGAACAATGCCACATCTTACTCGACGCTCTGAGCGAAGCGCTGGTAACCGTCTCATCAGAGACCACAAAACCAGAAGGGGAGCGTCTCATCCACCAGCCCCTCCGCACCACCATCGCCACCAAAGACCAGAACCTATCGCTCTTCATGCCTGTCTCCAACACAGCCAACACGAGCATCAAGATCGTCACGGCCTCCCAGCGCGAAGGCATCATCGGCGTGATCAACGTCTTCTCGCCGGAGGGCCGGCTCCTCGGCCTGCTCAGCGCCGCAGAAGTCACAGCCTTTCGCACCGCCCTCGCAACCATGACGCTGTTTACGCGCTGCACTACCATCCCGAAGAAACACATCTTGATCTTCGGCTCGGGACGCCAAGCAGAGTGGCACGCtcggctggcgctgctgcctGCTCCAAGCCTGGTGCAGCGGATCACCTTCATCAACCGGGGTCGCCGgcggctggaggagttggagaggGAGGTTATCGCGGAGCTGCGAGCTTCTCATCCGAAGATCGTATTCGAAACGCTGGCTAAGGAGGGGACCGATGATGCGGAGTATGAGGCGCGGCTGCGCGCGGAGGTCGCCTCGTGCGACGTCATTTTTAGCTGTACGCCGTCTACGGAGCCGAATTTTCCCTACAAGTATCTTCTTTCGTCTACGTCGGCGGCTGCGTCTAAGCAGCGGTTTATTTCGCTGATTGGGTCGTATAAGCCGCATATGTGTGAGGTTGACTCCGAGACCGTCCTCTCGGGTGGTGGGCAGATCTATGTTGATTCGCGGGAGGCTTGTCTTGAGGAATCTGGGGAGCTGATCAAGGCGCACGTAGGAGGGGAGCAGTTGGTTGAGATTGGCGAGTTATTTGGGAGATTGGGCAAGTCGGAGCCGGTTGTAGTGCCAGAGGGGTGTAATGTGGTTTTCAAGTGTGTGGGTATGGGGATTATGGATTTGGTGATTGGGAAGAAGCTGTTGGATATTGGTGTTGAGCAGGGTTTGGGGATGAATGTGGACGGTTTCTGATGTTCTTTGACAtgcattttcttctgcctgAACTTGGacgagcagcagcatcagaTAGTAGGGTCCAGTATATATAGTTGTCGTGCCTGAGGCACTCATCGGGCGACAATCCCGTCTGCCTCGAGCAATCATTGATGTATTAAAACATAACGATACCTTCTTTTTACTCAGGTACGACCACGACCATATTAATGAGGCTGTACAGTGTCACCTTGTGCTCTTGCATCATGGCAATGGAGTCTGGAGAATCGTCCATTTGCTTATCAGGTTTAT contains:
- a CDS encoding putative proline utilization protein PrnX: MHLLSEPDVSRILRNLTPEQCHILLDALSEALVTVSSETTKPEGERLIHQPLRTTIATKDQNLSLFMPVSNTANTSIKIVTASQREGIIGVINVFSPEGRLLGLLSAAEVTAFRTALATMTLFTRCTTIPKKHILIFGSGRQAEWHARLALLPAPSLVQRITFINRGRRRLEELEREVIAELRASHPKIVFETLAKEGTDDAEYEARLRAEVASCDVIFSCTPSTEPNFPYKYLLSSTSAAASKQRFISLIGSYKPHMCEVDSETVLSGGGQIYVDSREACLEESGELIKAHVGGEQLVEIGELFGRLGKSEPVVVPEGCNVVFKCVGMGIMDLVIGKKLLDIGVEQGLGMNVDGF